The Mixophyes fleayi isolate aMixFle1 chromosome 1, aMixFle1.hap1, whole genome shotgun sequence genome includes a region encoding these proteins:
- the LOC142149731 gene encoding protein FAM32A-like → MYICGTCSSYGDIFTWELESEMADYESAQRGRLKLKGIGDISMGKKKKKAKDKNKMMQLILTNKNEEEKKKPALDKRTPAQLAFEKMQEKRQIERILKKASKTHKQRVEDFNRHLDTLTEHYDIPKVSWTK, encoded by the exons ATGTACATTTGTGGAACGTGCTCAAGCTACGGCGACATTTTTACCTGGGAATTGGAGAGTGAGATGGCGGACTACGAGAGCGCTCAGAGAGGACGTTTAAAATTGAAAGGAATCGGCGATATCAGTATGGGAAAGAA AAAAAAGAAAgctaaagataaaaataagatgatgCAACTAATTTTGACCAACAAGAATGAGGAGGAAAAGAAGAAGCCGGCTTTAGATAAGAGAACACCAGCTCAACTTGCTTTTGAAAAAATGCAAGAGAAAAGA caaaTAGAAAGAATCTTGAAGAAAGCttcaaaaacacacaaacaaagagTAGAG GATTTTAATCGACATTTGGATACACTAACAGAACATTACGACATTCCTAAAGTCAGCTGGACAAAATAA